atatatatattatatatatatattattatatataatacaacattttgttattttaatatttttttatttttatttttattttattttatttattgtattttttttttttttttttgtattcattttttttacgtatttatataataaaaaattatatataatgattattatgACTTAAGTTGTACTGTtgaaagaagaaaaaaaatataataaaaaaaaaaaataaaataaaaaaaaataaaaaaaaaaataatatatataaataataaaataaataatataatatatattttatagatatagtaatacatacatatatatatatatatatatatatatatatatatatatatataaaatatttatatttatttatttatttatatattatttatatttttatgtttacaaatgtaatattatatataaaaaagattaaataaaaacagtatatcttttatttaatcCCGTGgacaaaaataaaaagaaaaataaaaataaaatttgtATTTTGATGTATGAAGGAGATATATTAActatttaaatttaaagagaaaaatacattttttcAAAGGACGTCTCTTCACctatatgtgtatatatatatatataataatacatattatatattgaaatgtattatatatatatatatatatatatatatatatatatatatgtatataatataatttatatatttcttccTTGAGATGtatttagaaaaaatgatcagaaaatattagaatatctgtaaatttattaaaaaaaaaaaaaaaaataaagaagaagagaatataataataataatatatatataataataataatatatataataataataataatatatataataataataataatatatataataataatatatatatataatattaataattattattattattattattatatggaTAAGTGAAAAAAAGACTAATCATCGATattttgaattatatatttaaaatgaaAGAGTTAAGTTTAGATAACGAGTTAGAGCTgttttatgaatatattacatcatttgaatatattataagaaattttagtaattatataaaaaggaaaaaaagaaattataaaacGATTAGAAgaaatgatataataaatgatgttgtaaataaatatttgaaCAAAATTATCCCTATAAAATTGTTGCTTCATATGAAATGTTCTAAGAATAGGAGattttatgaaaatttgtttatatgttgttattatcatgtcataataaaatatattatacatgATCCTTTGTTTAATTTAGAGAGGATAATAGAATACTGTATTAATCATAAgataaaaatggaaaatattaaagagaaggagaaaaaaattgaCAAGCATAATGATCAAtgtgaaaataataaaataaataataataataataaaataaataataataaaataaataataataataatagtagtagtaataatagtagtagtaataatagtagtaataGTAGTTGTAGTAAGAAAAAGACGAAGAAAGAAGGGAAGAAAAATCAATATAGTGAAGAAGGCATTTCTGATAATTTCATAGAAGGTTGTGATGATAAAACATTTGATGATTACTTAGaatgttttaattttataaaagaagataatatatgttttttaacaaaaaagaataaaatgaatattgtttatgatattatgaatatatgtaaagaaaataatatattatataaaatattaaatgatgaatatattatattaaatgagACATATGAAGAAATATGTCATGTGACATATTCTTTCGGTATTATGTGTTATGTATTTGgtttttataaattctttaaaatagaaaatttaaaaattataaaaaataataatatatgttcCTATAATTTATTCCAATGGGTATATGATATTAAATATactattataaaatattattcctatttatgtaatgatcctaagaatataaagatatttcatgataatataaatattatagatgacaaaaagagaaaaaataatatatcaacagatcattttaataatatgaatctttatgtaaatattcTTGATAAcaatgaatattttttaaattatataatattttattacatatgtaatcttaaaaaaatatgtaataaatgGTTAAACTTAcgtaataattttttttatatttttaatgaatatatagaagaatcttttaaaaataacatcataaaaaaaaataaagaaatgCAAGAAATCTTTTCTATATCCTTATCATCTGGAGAtacaaaacaaaaaaaaaatttatataatgtgGAGTCACTTCAAATGtgtaatttaaaaaatgttatacaaaaatgttcttatataaacgaatgtttattttttaataataataaaagggAATATACTAATCAGAATGAAGAGTATATACACATGTTGAAGAATTCTAGAGAGAAATTTATTtcatacaaaaaaaaatacataaattttGATTTAAAGGATGAGGTAGATATAAGTCTACACAGTGTAAAATTCGTTCTTCATTATGTAAATAGtatttataatgatgatgaaaatgatCAAATGGAAATGCAGGATAAAATTTTAGATGATGTCATTTCGtgtgatgataatatttctaaggagaaaaaaaaaataaaatatgagAAGATTAAGAAGCACTTggataatttatataacaaaatgaaaagtATGAAAAGTTCAAAGGTATATATTTGGATGTATTTGTATGTAAACTTTGTGTTTGATTTCTTttatgttaatataaagaagaattatcgtaaaataaataattattgttTATGTTTTGATGAGTGTATGCATGAGAATAGTAATGTGGAAAATGTATTAGGTggtagtaataataataacaataataacaataataacaataacaacaataataacaataacaacgatggtaataataataataatagcaacaacaacaacaacgatagtaataataataataataatagtagtagtagtagtaataataataataataatattaagaaGAAATACATCATTGTGTTTAATTTATCCGGACTTATCgattttattaataaaaaaaataacctggaaaaaaaaaagatttGCCTCATGCTCAAGAATTATATAGACaatgtattatttaacGAGTGTAAAGAATTGTTTGTCGAGGAACTAAATGTTGAtgagaagaaaaataaaaacgaCATTGACGGTGATGATTATCATAAGATTAAATTTTCTCATCCTTTAGAAGAATGGgaaaaaacaaatacaaaaaatagtatagatgaaaaatgtaagaagaaaaagaataatttattagatgagtctataaataattctgttattacaaataataatataacattagataatacatatttatataatataaaaaatgatgaagaCAAAATTCATTCGaatgttttattatcattatctaaatattatgaaattcataaatattataaagggaaaataaaaataagtaattttgtaaatgattatatttatatgtttatatcTTATTTAACCTTGATAGATATGAAATTATCTTTGTTGCTAgtagaaaaatataatctAACGATACctaataaatatttagaTTTAAgttgttatatatatatatgccagatgaataaacaaaattcaaatataattttttttataagtaAGTTTGATATACATCGACATATTTTAACAAATGACGTGGCTAATAAAAACCTAAAGGAAAattataagatatataaaaatattgaatgtaacaataatattatgaataatgTAATTAATGGTagcaataataataatataaacagtaataataataataatataaacagtaataataataataatataaacagtaataataataatataaacagtaataataataatataaacaataataataataataatataaacagtaataataatataaaaaattgcGATATTAATTTTACTTTTCTGGATGACATAATTActatttataaaaaacaaaaaaatgaaataattaacttcaataatataaatataattcatgataatataaatcaaGCTATCCCTCAAAgtcataataatatttcaaatgATGGATTAGAGGATTGTAAAAGTAATGTGTGTAccattaataataatataaataatttgagaggtatagatataaataatactaATGTAAAGGATTACTGTTTTGTATCGGAAGGAAATAATTGTctacataataattttgtgAAGAGTGGTTCCtttgatttatataatacaaatcAAGATATTGAAGgcaataaaaatatgagaATTAACAAGTACAGTGatgatttaataaaatgCAATTTTATGGATAATAAATTAAGAGAAATAAATTTGAAAAAAGATATGAATCTAAGCAATGAAATTTACAAAGATGAGATATGTAATGATGTGATTAGAAATATGTCACATgcttttttaaataaagatatgGACATGTATCAcaatatagatatatataatataaatcaaTTGAAcgaatttaataatatgaataaatattataatgcTGATAATGTTAAggatataaattttatgaatagtaatatatatcccataaaaatgaatataccgtataatataaatttaaatgaaatatttatgaatgATTGTAGAGTTTCcaatattattcatttttgtAAAGGTGATAGAACATTAGAATTAGAATTAATTAAACAAAGAATTATAAAcggaaatataaaatatgctataaaattaattaaaatatttaattatgaattattacatttccccaacttatttttttatttaaattacaaatcctataattatttattaagtagttttgataaaaaatatattatttattatttatatgacaatccaaaatatttaaaaatttattttaattctttgttaaaaaagaagaataaAGAATCATGTGTGATGTGTATCTATTTCTTATATCCCTTATATATGAACTTGGAAGATATCGattttaaaacatttttttatttattttataaaaataagaagGGAAAGAAAATAAGTTATAGTACAACTggttcatataataataataataataatatgaataatatgaataatatgaatatgaaTACGGTTGGTAATTATATGATCAGTTCAAATAATccaaataatatgaataatatgtataatatgaataattcatgttttaattataattattataataatgatgtaTATTTTGAAGGAGAATATTACATATGCGATTGCAGGGAtggtaataaaaatatgttgACGACATTAGAACagaacaataataataatattaataataataattcattttgtATATCTACTTGTAGTAATATTATGTggtttttaaaaaatgagtgtaatataataaatgaagaatGTTTTACTTTTCGAAATGaagaagatatatattttgagAATTTaaatagaatatataaaatatgtgatttatgtaaatatttcgatatgtttaaaatattaaagaagATTCATTCtgaaattataaaaagttcttttgattatttaataaaaatgaaaggATCTTGTTTTTGTCAAAAGAAttacatatgtataaagGATGTAGGTTCTTGTTTAAATAACGTAGTTATTATAGATAAATTTAAAGATTTTTACATgttatatgaaaaaattaaaaagaatgaaAAGATACTTTTTATAGATGCTGAATGGAAATGTGCCGTCTTTAGAGAAAATCCTATCATATCAATTTTTCAAATTGCTTTAAAAGATAGTGTTTTATCTTATATTATAGATGTAAAGAATATATCTTTGGAGAATTATCAAgttaattattatatttctgATTTGTTTAGagatgaaaatattataaaaattggTGTGGCCTTTTTGAATAATGATATGTTACATTTTAGAAAATActatgatatattaaatatgttaacttgtaaaaagtataaagatatattaattgATGATAGCGATATGGGAACTCAAGAAAACGGACTTAAACATAAAATTGTGAATATGAATACTTATAATGATACCGTacctttttataataacaatatgaataataataagaggaatgataatcatatattattaaaaaaagtcACGAAGAATATTCATGAATATACAATAAATTATGCTGGTGACACTATGGCGAGTTCGAATAATATGCTTGGATATGATAATAGAAGTTATATCTATGGATAcacaaataatatgaatagtaacaacaacaacaataataataataacaacaacaacaataataataataataataacaacaataattatagtagtagtagtagctgttgtaataataatttttttaatttagGTGAAAAGATAAAAGAAGAATCACACAgtattaaatttaataataatttatatgatgatataagctataaaaatattttcccagtaaattattttataaaatataaaaataacgataaattaattaatgatcttttaaatacaaaatgtaaaacttgtaataaaataggtatatatagttgtatacataaatattataatttagaatatatatataataaatattatgatcatttaaaatttaattttccatatcttaaaaaaaatatgagTTATTCTGTTAAATTCTTTggtaaaatattatttccaGAAAAACAAGTTAATAAAGAATGCCAAATTATTAATTGGAATTTTAGACCTCTTTCATCAAGTAGTGTTGAATATGCAATATTAGATGttcttattttaaaaaattttttttatttaattcaaACAAAATTACCCATAGATATTGAATGTGCTTTATGAACATGGtccaattttttttttttttttttttttttttttttttttaaaaNNNNNNNNNNNNNNNNNNNNNNNNNNNNNNNNNNNNNNNNNNNNNNNNNNNNNNNNNNNNNNNNNNNNNNNNNNNNNNNNNNNNNNNNNNNNNNNNNNNNNNNNNNNNNNNNNNNNNNNNNNNNNNNNNNNNNNNNNNNNNNNNNNNNNNNNNNNNNNNNNNNNNNNNNNNNNNNNNNNNNNNNNNNNNNNNNNNNNNNNNNNNNNNNNNNNNNNNNNNNNNNNNNNNNNNNNNNNNNNNNNNNNNNNNNNNNNNNNNNNNNNNNNNNNNNNNNNNNNNNNNNNNNNNNNNNNNNNNNNNNNNNNNNNNNNNNNNNNNNNNNNNNNNNNNNNNNNNNNNNNNNNNNNNNNNNNNNNNNNNNNNNNNNNNNNNNNNNNNNNNNNNNNgtttaataatttttttttttttttttaaataatttttaaagaatatatatacatatatatatatatatatatatatatatatatatataaaacataataaaaaattttaattatattttataagaaccacatatatatacacataaaataaaaatgatgtgtatataaaaaaaaaaaaaaaaaaaatggggtgataaaataaatcatatattggtaacaaaataaaaacctattaatatatcaaacAGGTATGAAtttgtatacatatatatattaaaatatgtaaataaataattaaataaataaatatatttatatatatatttacatatatatatatttatatatatatatatatattttgcCCCTTTTTATAAAACCATTTAATCTTCCTCCTCCTCGTCTTCACTTGTATTTTCGTCTTCTTCACTTGAattttcatcatcttcatcacttgtattataatcatcatcatcactTGAAATACCATCATGTTTATCTAATAATTCTTCTAAACGTTTTTCTTCATCACCTCCAATAACTAAAATTTCTCCTTGTTGTTTAAAATCACCTCCTTTATATTCTTTGATTTTATCACTTATAACTTTCATAGCTTCTTGAATTTTTGCCATACCAAGATCTTTGTCATGACAAGAAGTAACAATAACATATTGTGGTGGAGcaattaattttatattaatagaTACTTTATCATTCGATATctcttttccttttttgAGAGCTTCCTTAACAGCATCAATACCTTCATATCCAAAACACCATACATCTATTCTGCCTCTTAATTTTAATGCTTGAGGAGTAAGTCTTAATttaatatcttttaataatgaattttttatttcttcagATATATCTAAGCCTTTAAATACATTTTCTGGATTCATCGTAGCTTCTTTCAACGCATCTAACGCATGTCCATATCTTTCATATAATGGCCATATAGCTTTCTCATTTAGCTCTTCTACAGTAATACCATGTTCTTTTGCTACATGTCGCACAGTCTGGTGCACCTTTTTAGATTTAGAAAATTTCTCTTcacattttattatatcttttgGTGATACTCTTCTTTTTGATAAATCGATATATCCTTTTTGGCTATCTACTCTTAATACAAGTACAACCTCATGCCTACCGACACGTATTAATTTGTTCACACTTCTGAATCGTCTTTTGGATAGTTCGGACATTAAAATCATACCTTCACAAGGAACCAGGGGGGGGGGGTGGATggataagaaaaaaataaaaaataaaaaataaaaaataaataaataatatatataaaacatgtaaaaattttttttttttttttttttttttttttttttttttttNNNNNNNNNNNNNNNNNNNNNNNNNNNNNNNNNNNNNNNNNNNNNNNNNNNNNNNNNNNNNNNNNNNNNNNNNNNNNNNNNNNNNNNNNNNNNNNNNNNNNNNNNNNNNNNNNNNNNNNNNNNNNNNNNNNNNNNNNNNNNNNNNNNNNNNNNNNNNN
The window above is part of the Plasmodium reichenowi strain SY57 chromosome 7, whole genome shotgun sequence genome. Proteins encoded here:
- a CDS encoding hypothetical protein (conserved Plasmodium protein, unknown function), yielding MKELSLDNELELFYEYITSFEYIIRNFSNYIKRKKRNYKTIRRNDIINDVVNKYLNKIIPIKLLLHMKCSKNRRFYENLFICCYYHVIIKYIIHDPLFNLERIIEYCINHKIKMENIKEKEKKIDKHNDQCENNKINNNNNKINNNKINNNNNSSSNNSSSNNSSNSSCSKKKTKKEGKKNQYSEEGISDNFIEGCDDKTFDDYLECFNFIKEDNICFLTKKNKMNIVYDIMNICKENNILYKILNDEYIILNETYEEICHVTYSFGIMCYVFGFYKFFKIENLKIIKNNNICSYNLFQWVYDIKYTIIKYYSYLCNDPKNIKIFHDNINIIDDKKRKNNISTDHFNNMNLYVNILDNNEYFLNYIIFYYICNLKKICNKWLNLRNNFFYIFNEYIEESFKNNIIKKNKEMQEIFSISLSSGDTKQKKNLYNVESLQMCNLKNVIQKCSYINECLFFNNNKREYTNQNEEYIHMLKNSREKFISYKKKYINFDLKDEVDISLHSVKFVLHYVNSIYNDDENDQMEMQDKILDDVISCDDNISKEKKKIKYEKIKKHLDNLYNKMKSMKSSKVYIWMYLYVNFVFDFFYVNIKKNYRKINNYCLCFDECMHENSNVENVLGGSNNNNNNNNNNNNNNNNNNNDGNNNNNSNNNNNDSNNNNNNSSSSSNNNNNNIKKKYIIVFNLSGLIDFINKKNNLEKKKICLMLKNYIDNVLFNECKELFVEELNVDEKKNKNDIDGDDYHKIKFSHPLEEWEKTNTKNSIDEKCKKKKNNLLDESINNSVITNNNITLDNTYLYNIKNDEDKIHSNVLLSLSKYYEIHKYYKGKIKISNFVNDYIYMFISYLTLIDMKLSLLLVEKYNLTIPNKYLDLSCYIYICQMNKQNSNIIFFISKFDIHRHILTNDVANKNLKENYKIYKNIECNNNIMNNVINGSNNNNINSNNNNNINSNNNNNINSNNNNINSNNNNINNNNNNNINSNNNIKNCDINFTFLDDIITIYKKQKNEIINFNNINIIHDNINQAIPQSHNNISNDGLEDCKSNVCTINNNINNLRGIDINNTNVKDYCFVSEGNNCLHNNFVKSGSFDLYNTNQDIEGNKNMRINKYSDDLIKCNFMDNKLREINLKKDMNLSNEIYKDEICNDVIRNMSHAFLNKDMDMYHNIDIYNINQLNEFNNMNKYYNADNVKDINFMNSNIYPIKMNIPYNINLNEIFMNDCRVSNIIHFCKGDRTLELELIKQRIINGNIKYAIKLIKIFNYELLHFPNLFFYLNYKSYNYLLSSFDKKYIIYYLYDNPKYLKIYFNSLLKKKNKESCVMCIYFLYPLYMNLEDIDFKTFFYLFYKNKKGKKISYSTTGSYNNNNNNMNNMNNMNMNTVGNYMISSNNPNNMNNMYNMNNSCFNYNYYNNDVYFEGEYYICDCRDGNKNMLTTLEQNNNNNINNNNSFCISTCSNIMWFLKNECNIINEECFTFRNEEDIYFENLNRIYKICDLCKYFDMFKILKKIHSEIIKSSFDYLIKMKGSCFCQKNYICIKDVGSCLNNVVIIDKFKDFYMLYEKIKKNEKILFIDAEWKCAVFRENPIISIFQIALKDSVLSYIIDVKNISLENYQVNYYISDLFRDENIIKIGVAFLNNDMLHFRKYYDILNMLTCKKYKDILIDDSDMGTQENGLKHKIVNMNTYNDTVPFYNNNMNNNKRNDNHILLKKVTKNIHEYTINYAGDTMASSNNMLGYDNRSYIYGYTNNMNSNNNNNNNNNNNNNNNNNNNNNNYSSSSSCCNNNFFNLGEKIKEESHSIKFNNNLYDDISYKNIFPVNYFIKYKNNDKLINDLLNTKCKTCNKIGIYSCIHKYYNLEYIYNKYYDHLKFNFPYLKKNMSYSVKFFGKILFPEKQVNKECQIINWNFRPLSSSSVEYAILDVLILKNFFYLIQTKLPIDIECAL
- a CDS encoding eukaryotic translation initiation factor 2 alpha subunit, putative is translated as MILMSELSKRRFRSVNKLIRVGRHEVVLVLRVDSQKGYIDLSKRRVSPKDIIKCEEKFSKSKKVHQTVRHVAKEHGITVEELNEKAIWPLYERYGHALDALKEATMNPENVFKGLDISEEIKNSLLKDIKLRLTPQALKLRGRIDVWCFGYEGIDAVKEALKKGKEISNDKVSINIKLIAPPQYVIVTSCHDKDLGMAKIQEAMKVISDKIKEYKGGDFKQQGEILVIGGDEEKRLEELLDKHDGISSDDDDYNTSDEDDENSSEEDENTSEDEEEED